ATATCCGGCACTCTCGATTAATTTAAATGATAGCACTTGCGATGGATTGGTATTGCCTTTGGAAGGATATATTGAAGATGGTGCAATACTAAGTTCCTGCTCCGGATTACTGGCTTTGGATAAAATATCTGCAAGCTATGAGCCACACTGGAAGATTACTACTTATCTCTGTGATTTACAGTTTGACAATTGTGAATTAAATGTCCAGTTTCCGGTTTACGTATAATTACTTCAATTCAATATTTCAATTGTGTAATTGAATAATCATCAATAACCATAAAAGAAAAAGGGTTATACATTTTTAGATGTATAACCCTTTATTTTCTTGTGACCGCGTCAGGATTCAAACCTGAAACCTTCTGATCCGTAGTCAGATGCTCTATTCAGTTGAGCTACGCAGCCAGCGTTTGTGGGGTGCAAATATAAGGAGGTAAATGAATACCAACCAAATACTATAGAAAAAAAAGTTACTAATTTTTTGAAAGCCTGTATTTTATAACTTGTTTTCTACCAAGTGCACCCACATTACGAAATATAAAAAGAACTAGTTAGAATAACATTTATTGCCCATTAATAATGCCAACGTACAAAGGCTTCCATGGCGGCATAATGGGTGAGTCCGAGCTGGGCATACAGGTTGGCGGTATTGCTGTTTCGTTCTTCGGCCCGCTGCCAGAACTCCCGGCTATCGCTGCCCTGGAAGGGCACCATATCTTTTTGGGATTGGTGGATGAAAATGCCATAGCGTTTTTTCATCACCTGGTCGGGGCTCATGGGAATAGCCATTTCGATTTCTTCAATATTCCACTCCTGCCACGCACCCTTGTATAACCACAGCCAGCAATCCCCGATCCATTCATCACCGGCTGCCTTGATGCGACGCAGGGCTTCAAAAACAATATCCAAACAAACCTTGTGGGTGCCATGCGGATCGGCCAGGTCGCCGGCGGCAAACACCTGGTGTGGTTGAATCTTTCTTAACAGTTCCATGGTCATCAACACATCCTCCTCGCCCATTGGTTTTTTTTCAATGGTACCGGTTTCGTAGAACGGAAGGTTTTGGAAATGGATATTGGCATCCGCAATACCAACGTAGCGACACGTAGCCGCCGCTTCACAGCGTCTGATCAATCCTTTGATCGCGCGAATTTGTTCGGTATCCATTTGGTTGGATTTCTTCTTGCCCAGGAATTGACGCACATCGTTTAAGATACCTTGCGAGGTTTCATTGTTAATGCCGGCAATGGATTCAAAGCCGACTGCGAAATCCAAAAAGCGCGTTACGAATTCATCGGTCACCGCGATGTTGCCCGATGTCTGATACGCCACGTGCACGTCATGCCCCTGGTCGTGCAGGCGCTGGAAGGTTCCGCCCATGCTGATGATATCATCATCGGGGTGCGGCGAGAAGATCACGACCCGCTTGGGCGAAGGCTGCGAACGCTCGGGATGAGCCGGTATATTGGCATTGGGTTTGCCCCCCGGCCAGCCGGTAATCGAGTCACGTAGCATGTAATACACCTGAAGGTTGATTTCATAAGCATCGCCCTGCTCTACCAGCAGGTCGCCTAAACCATATTCATTGTAGTCATTGTTGGTAAGCGATAACACGGGCTTGTTACGATCAATGGCCATGTTAACCACCGCTTTTTTGATCAGCTTGGGGGTCCACTCCATTTCCCCCGTGAGCCAGGGGGAGCGGAAACGGGTCAGCTCCGCTGCAGCAGCGGTATCAATGATAAAAGCGCAATCGCTGTGTTGTTGCAGTAACGAGGCCGGCACCTGCTCGGTAACATTTCCTTCTACCGACTCCCTGATGACGGGTGCTTTTGCCGGGCCCCAGGCCAAGAGAATGACTTTGCGGGCCTTCATAATGGTGCTGATGCCCATGGTGATGGCCAGGCGGGGCACCTGGGAGATGTTGGCAAATTCATACGCATTGGCCAACCGCGTGGAATTTTCCAGGTTGATCAACCGCGTCCGGGAATAAATACTGGAACCGGGTTCGTTAAAACCAATATGGCCGTTATTACCAATGCCCAGGATCTGCAGGTCAATGCCACCAACCGCCTCGATCTTGCTTTCATAATCGGCGCAGTGTTGTTTTATGGCTTCCTTGGGTAACTCCCCGTTGGGAATATGGATGTTGCCAGGATCGATATCGATGTGGGAGAACAAATGCCGGTGCATATAGCTGTTATAGCTTTGCAGGGCATCGTTTTCAATGGGGTAATATTCATCCAGGTTAAAGGTAATCACATTTTTAAAGCTTAACCCCTCTTCCTGATGCAGCCGCACCAGTTCGGCATACAACGTTTTGGGGGTAGAACCCGTGGCTAAACCTAACACACAAGGCTGACCCACTGCCTGCTTATCGCGTATTAACCTGGCAATCTGTTTTGCGGCTAAAACTGAACCTTTCTTTAAATCGTCAACAATCGTTACTGGAACACGTTCAAAAGCGTCAATTAAATTAATTTCTCGAATTTGGTCTGCCATGTCTTGGTTTTGAAGGGGCTAAAGATAAGAACTCATAAAGAATTTGATGAACTAACGATGAAGACAATTAGTAGAAACCCTTGTAAATAGTGCTTGAAATTTGAAAATATTTTATTTGGGTTGCCATCTATGAATTGATTTATATTGAAACAAAGGCAAAATAGTTACAAGAAAATTGAATATAGAAAAGGTGAAGATGAATTATGAATAAGGGGTAGATTGTTGTGAAAATACCCAACGAATATTTAGCATTTTCGTATTTTTAAGCTCTACATTTTACGATTGTATTTTACTTCTTCTTATTACTCTTTTTATTACTATTTGTAGTTGCTTTTCGGTAAATTATTTAGCTGTGATTCGGCGGTTGGTTGGTTAGATTACGGATGAGGAAGGGCCTTGATACGGAGTTACTATGGCTTCCATACGGAATAACATAGTCTTTTATACGGAGTAACCATGAAGGATCAGAGGAGTAGCCATGAAGGAACGTAGGAGTAGCAGGCAAGGAAGCATGAAGGAACTAAGAGAAGTTAATCAATTTAGGAGTGAAACATACCTGACTATAAATAATCATAGTAAAGGATTAAAATACGGATGAGGTCGAATGCTTAAATCTTAGCAGTTATTTTATCTTAAGAGCAATTATTATTGATGAGTTTACAATAATTGAATACTGATAATCAAACTGTTAAATTATTATAAGATCTGTACCCTACTTTAGAAAGCTTGGTTTTTCTCAAAAAGGTTGTTTTTACAACTTTTTTTGAGAATTAGTTGTGTGAAGACTACACAATGTCTTTATATTTACAGACAGCGATAAACCTATAACCTACCTCTTTGTTGACAGACCAAATCTGAAAAATGAAAATTATAAAGCACCCCATACGAACTATATTATTAATAGATGATGATAAGGATGATTGCGCCCTTTTTAAGGAGGCTCTTCATGAAGTTGATCCTACAATACAGCTTGTCTTTTTAAATACTGCAGAGGCACTTCCGAATACAGTATTAAACGTAAATCCAGATTTGATCTTTTTAGATATCAATATGCCCCGTGTAAATGGTTTTGAGTGTTTAAAAATGCTTTATGAATCGGTAACTAAATTTCGAATGCCGATTGTGATGTATAGTAATTCAAATAATGCTAAAGAGATCAATATAGCTTATGCATTAGGAGCAACTTTATATCTGCAAAAACCAATGGGCTATATAAAGCTAGTAGAAAGTATACGAGGCATCCTTAATTTATCCTGGGATACTCCTGCAGAGGTTAAACAACAATTTTTTCAAGAAGGAAAGTATTCAAGATTTGAATTGACTTAAAAGATATAATTAGTTTAGAATAAATAGAAAAGAGCCCTTTATTTAAGAGGCTCTTTTCTATTAAGAAGATTCTTGACTTGGATCATTTTCTGAAAGAAAGTAAGCTTATTATTTATTGTTCAGCTTGTTAGGCTTTGGCTATGAGCGTAACTTACTAACAGTTTTCATAGGGTACGGATTAAAAACGGGCCAGGGTTTCTACCCAGGCCTTATTTTTTATATCGTTTCTCTAAAATCAATCGAAAAATGATGTTCTATTCGACTGCTTTTAGAGCAGATTAATAGGTGGATTAACCGCTAACCGTCGGCCGGAAAATACACTTTAAAAGTAGCACCTTCTCCAGGCGTACTATCAGCTAAAATATAGCCTTTGTGATTTTCAACAACCTTGCGTGCAATTGAAAGACCTATACCTGTTCCAGTATATTCTGTGTTGCCATGAAGACGAGTAAAAACATTGAAGATTCGATCTGCATCTTTGGGGTCAAAACCAATACCATTATCCTGGATTTTGATTTCGTAAAACAATTGGTGATTGTCTCTTAGAGGAAGGCCTGCATCCTGTGCCAGTAGTTTTTGACAAGAGATCTTTATTTCTGGCCTAACGCCAGGCTTACCATATTTCAGTGCGTTACCAATCAGGTTTTGAAACAGTTGTTGAATTTGACGTTTATGTCCTTTAATAATAGGCAAGGTAGCAACACTAATCTTGGCCTTTTTTTGTTCTACTTCTAATTCAAGATCTTCCAAAACCAGTTTTACTTTATTATTTAAGTTTACCTCTTCTGAAAAGCTAGAAATTCTGCTTACATGTGAATAGGTTAATAAATCATCTATAAGCGTTCCCATTCGACTGGCAGCATGTTTCATACGATCAAAATAGCGCTGTGCGTCAGCATCCAATGTATTATTTAAATGATGTTGTAAACGATCAGCAAAAAAGTGAATCTTTCGTATAGGCTCTTTCATGTCGTGCGAAGCTGCATAAGCAAACTCTTCCAGGTTAGCATTTGATCGTTCCAGTTCTTTG
This genomic interval from Flavisolibacter tropicus contains the following:
- the nagB gene encoding glucosamine-6-phosphate deaminase, which translates into the protein MADQIREINLIDAFERVPVTIVDDLKKGSVLAAKQIARLIRDKQAVGQPCVLGLATGSTPKTLYAELVRLHQEEGLSFKNVITFNLDEYYPIENDALQSYNSYMHRHLFSHIDIDPGNIHIPNGELPKEAIKQHCADYESKIEAVGGIDLQILGIGNNGHIGFNEPGSSIYSRTRLINLENSTRLANAYEFANISQVPRLAITMGISTIMKARKVILLAWGPAKAPVIRESVEGNVTEQVPASLLQQHSDCAFIIDTAAAAELTRFRSPWLTGEMEWTPKLIKKAVVNMAIDRNKPVLSLTNNDYNEYGLGDLLVEQGDAYEINLQVYYMLRDSITGWPGGKPNANIPAHPERSQPSPKRVVIFSPHPDDDIISMGGTFQRLHDQGHDVHVAYQTSGNIAVTDEFVTRFLDFAVGFESIAGINNETSQGILNDVRQFLGKKKSNQMDTEQIRAIKGLIRRCEAAATCRYVGIADANIHFQNLPFYETGTIEKKPMGEEDVLMTMELLRKIQPHQVFAAGDLADPHGTHKVCLDIVFEALRRIKAAGDEWIGDCWLWLYKGAWQEWNIEEIEMAIPMSPDQVMKKRYGIFIHQSQKDMVPFQGSDSREFWQRAEERNSNTANLYAQLGLTHYAAMEAFVRWHY
- a CDS encoding response regulator encodes the protein MKIIKHPIRTILLIDDDKDDCALFKEALHEVDPTIQLVFLNTAEALPNTVLNVNPDLIFLDINMPRVNGFECLKMLYESVTKFRMPIVMYSNSNNAKEINIAYALGATLYLQKPMGYIKLVESIRGILNLSWDTPAEVKQQFFQEGKYSRFELT